A single genomic interval of Aegicerativicinus sediminis harbors:
- a CDS encoding HIT family protein, translating into MATIFTKIINGELPAYKVAETDDYLAFLDINPNAKGHTLCIPKEEENKIFDLDEETYLGLMKFSRNVAKAIEKVVPCQRIGMSVIGLEVPHVHVHLIPLRTMEDARFTSKDKLSDSEFRELANAISEAYKG; encoded by the coding sequence ATGGCAACCATATTCACTAAAATAATTAATGGCGAACTTCCTGCTTATAAAGTGGCTGAGACGGATGATTATTTAGCCTTTTTAGATATTAATCCGAACGCGAAAGGTCATACCCTTTGTATCCCAAAAGAGGAAGAAAACAAGATTTTTGATTTGGATGAGGAAACTTATTTAGGCCTTATGAAATTTTCAAGAAATGTTGCAAAGGCTATTGAAAAAGTAGTGCCATGCCAACGGATTGGAATGTCGGTTATAGGTCTTGAGGTTCCTCATGTACATGTTCATCTTATCCCATTAAGAACAATGGAGGACGCCAGATTTACTTCAAAAGATAAACTATCGGATTCGGAATTCAGGGAATTGGCAAATGCAATCTCTGAGGCTTACAAAGGTTAG
- a CDS encoding sensor histidine kinase → MALTRNRNVVRWILIAASFIIISLILWNTYIFFQNFKAEERTKMENWSTAQENLMRSTSDAEIELTSRILESNTTTPMMLVNPDGEIISSNNIDEEKLKDTVFAQDLMEQFASENHPIEVKVNGQLFNTIYYGNSPLLNKLKYYPLALLLIIFLFAAVVFFFYRSSKNADQNKLWTGMAKETAHQIGTPLSSLVGWTEILRSENVNPDYIIEIEKDINRLQTITERFSKIGSIPNMEFADIIQETKESFDYLKARSSDLVHFNFMAPDKSIMVKLNRQLYSWTIENLVKNAIDAMKGKGNLEIKIVEADKFVKINITDSGKGIPKHQYNKIFEPGYTSKKRGWGLGLSLAKRIIEDYHNGKIKVLHSELNKGTTMQIQLRLS, encoded by the coding sequence ATGGCCCTTACCAGAAATCGTAACGTGGTACGTTGGATCCTCATTGCGGCATCTTTTATTATCATTTCTCTAATTCTTTGGAACACCTATATCTTCTTTCAGAATTTTAAGGCAGAAGAACGAACCAAAATGGAAAACTGGTCAACAGCCCAAGAAAACCTAATGAGGTCAACCTCAGATGCAGAAATAGAATTGACTTCACGGATTTTGGAAAGCAACACCACAACCCCTATGATGTTGGTAAATCCTGATGGAGAAATTATAAGTTCCAACAATATAGATGAAGAAAAGTTGAAAGATACTGTTTTTGCACAAGACCTTATGGAGCAATTTGCTTCAGAAAACCATCCTATTGAAGTAAAGGTTAATGGACAGCTGTTTAATACGATCTATTATGGCAATTCACCTCTTTTAAACAAATTGAAATATTATCCCCTGGCATTACTGTTGATAATTTTTTTGTTTGCGGCCGTGGTATTTTTCTTTTATAGAAGTTCTAAAAATGCAGACCAAAATAAACTTTGGACAGGTATGGCTAAAGAAACTGCTCACCAAATTGGCACCCCGTTGTCTTCATTGGTGGGTTGGACTGAAATTTTACGGAGCGAAAATGTGAATCCTGATTATATCATTGAAATTGAAAAAGACATCAACAGATTGCAAACAATAACGGAGCGATTCAGTAAAATTGGTTCTATTCCGAATATGGAATTTGCTGATATTATTCAAGAAACCAAAGAATCATTTGATTATTTGAAGGCAAGATCTTCAGATTTGGTCCATTTCAATTTCATGGCCCCAGACAAATCCATAATGGTTAAGTTAAACAGACAATTATACAGCTGGACTATTGAAAACTTGGTTAAAAATGCCATTGATGCCATGAAAGGAAAGGGCAACTTGGAGATTAAAATAGTCGAGGCTGACAAATTTGTGAAAATAAATATTACGGACTCCGGTAAAGGTATACCAAAACACCAATACAATAAGATCTTTGAACCCGGTTACACTAGTAAAAAACGCGGTTGGGGCCTTGGTTTATCCTTGGCCAAGAGAATTATTGAGGATTACCACAACGGAAAAATAAAGGTCCTTCATTCAGAATTGAATAAAGGAACTACAATGCAAATTCAATTGCGACTATCCTAA